In the Acetomicrobium sp. S15 = DSM 107314 genome, one interval contains:
- a CDS encoding aldolase/citrate lyase family protein, protein MATPDPLCAPLWKVVRINDVSTPWWEADLIEVVPANPDVIRLPKVESTDD, encoded by the coding sequence TCCACTTTGCGCTCCTCTGTGGAAAGTGGTTAGAATTAACGATGTGTCTACTCCATGGTGGGAGGCGGATTTGATAGAGGTTGTTCCGGCAAATCCTGATGTGATTCGCTTGCCGAAAGTTGAGTCTACAGATGACAT